The Microtus pennsylvanicus isolate mMicPen1 chromosome 18, mMicPen1.hap1, whole genome shotgun sequence region CTCAGAAAATGACAGAAGTGGCTTCACTGGAGGCACAGACCAGCCAGAAAGGGTACCATTCCCTGTTAGGATGGCATGCGTGAACCAACAAGCCTCCCACCAGAACTTGACAGTCTTTCCTCCTACTGACCTACCTCAGACCTGACTGCCTCAGCTCAGGGAAGATGGCCGCAAGGCATTAAAAGAGGAGAAACGCCGCTGCTCCTGCTGTGACTCTTCCTCACCTGGATCCCCTCTTGAGGCTTCTTCACAGCTGAGGCTGGTGGGAACTGTGGTGCTCTAAGGGGCCAGACTCACCCGTCTTCTTTCTGTCTACAGGATCTCTGAGGTTGCCATTAAGCCGAGGCAATCTCCGAAAACCAAGGCAGCTTTCGGCACCAGCGTCCCTCAGAACACCGTGCCAGGCAAGGCCAAGCACAGTGTGGCAGACTGAGCCCCCCATGTGCCCCAAAGAAAGCTCCACGAAAGACTTGGCATTGCTTTTAGGATGCTGAACAACTCTCTGTCCAACTAGAAGGTGAAATTTAGCAGTTGCTGCAGGTTTTTAAGGCTGTTTGCAACAGCAGTACCCTTGGCTTCCGTATCTCAAGTGTGGACGCCCTTCTGGATGACCTTTtgctttggttatttttttttttgtcactttgATAATTTCTCTCACCAAGGAGAATGTCCCCTGTCATCTCTACCGTGTCGGAAAGACTCTTCTGAAGTTGGAGCTTTTTTGCAGGAAAGAGACTGCCCCTGATTGCAGGTAGAGCCCCTGCACAGTCCAGAGCCACCTCTGTTGTAGCAAGACTGCACAAAACCTTCCTTAGAGGAAAGTAATAGGGACCGAGAAGAAAATGCCAATAAAGAGAAACTTGTGCtattgttaatttgtgtgtttaaaatgaaGACTGGAGTTGGCGATGCGGCTCTATGCCAGAGCGCTTGCCTGGGCTCCTCGAAGCCGGTTATGGTTTGAAAGTGAAATGCCCCTCATAGACTCGTGTTTGAACGCTTGGCCCCCACTGCTCTTGAGGCAAGGGTCTAGTTGGATGAAGTGGGTCATTGGAGATTGGCCTTGAGTAGCCTGAGTCCTACTTTCTATCTACTCTCTGCTTCCAGACCTGCAgactctgtgtctctgcctggTGCTTCGGCAACCTACCTTCCCCACcatggtgtgtatgtatttatgtatgtattatgtatgtaatatattattatgtattatgtgtgtatgtatatatatatacacacacacagaggtacatacacatgcatgcacacacgcgcgaCAAGCattcatgcacatgaacacacacatgtgcacgcacatacatCCCTTCCATCTaaaagccagaataaacccttttgCTTCTTGTTGGTTGTTTGATCGTAGCAATGAGGAAAATAACGCGGAAGATGGGCATTTGGAGCGGCTTCACTGCTGTAGGAGGCCTCACTGTGGTTCTTGGGTGTTTGGAATTGGTTTGCAGGAAGAATATGGAAAGTTTAGAAATAAGGGCAAGAGAGCCTGTGGCATGttgaactcagattttttttttgatttgtgcacattctttttttttaattgatttttattgagctctacatttttctctgctcccttccctgcctctcccctccccacttcaaccctcccccaaggtccccatgctcccaatttactcaggagatcttgtctttttctccttcccatgtagattagatctatgtaagtctctcttagtgtctgcattgttgtctaagttctctgggattgtggtttataggttggttttctttgctttatgtttaaaaaccacctatgagtgagtacatgtgataactgtctttctgtgtctgggttacctcactcaaaataatgttttctacctccatccattttccttcaaagttcaagatgtcattatttttttcttctgtgtattactccattgtgtaaatgtaccacattttccttatccattctccactcgaggggtatttaggttgttcccaggttctggctatgacaaatactgctatgaacatagttgaacactgAGCACAGATCTCAATGGAGCATCCTGGTGGGATTCCAGAAGACCAGGATGCTAGGACAGATCCTGACGATAGAGGACAATAAGGGCTCTAGAAGGACCTGGACAAAAGGCCTCCGTTCCACATTATAACAAAGACTGTCTGCATTCGGCCCGTGTTCCAAGAGCTCACACGAGCCTAAATTTAAAGGTAATGGACTAGTGTGTCTGGCGGAGGAAACCCTTAGGAAGGAGAGAATTCAGGTGTGGTATAGTCGCTGCTCAGTGTCCTTATCCAGCGAGAGCAACACGTGGAGCAGAGGACATGAAAGATGGGACAATTAGTGGGGAAAGAATGAATTCAAGCTAGAGATAAGGTAGGTAAAAAGCAGCTTGGCTGTTAAAGGGTTAAAGGGTGACAGCAGGGCCCTTGTCTTCCTCAGGAGTGTGGCAGCTCAGCAGGCTAATAGCtcttctccccagcctctggcctgTGGGATGGCAGCAAGGTACACAATCATTTGTGGCCACCGTAGAGTGTCCTAGCTAGCTGAAGACATGTGCTTCAACACAGCTAGTgggaaaagcattttaaaaacagaggCTGCCATGGGCTTCCTTGTCCCTGAAAGTTTATGTCTGAAGCCTTAACCCCCCAGTAATGACATCTGGAGATAGACTGtggcagcgggggggggggggggggggcgctggtAGGTAAGAGCAATGTCCTTACAAAGTGGACCAAGAGAAGCgatctctctccctgctccctgaAGACAACTCTAAGGCGGCTGTCTATAAGTCAGGAAGCAAGCACTCACCTAGTAGAAGCAAATTCGTTAGCATTCTTGGCTTGTAGTCTCAGAACTCGAGAACTCGGGAATAAACGTGTTGCTGAAGCCACGCAGcagcacacccagagacacatgaTGTCTGATCTGTTACTTCATGCTTTCTGAATTTCTTGGGATGTATGTTAGAATCACAGAGAACAACCTCCTTTTTAAACATGAATTCCTGCCCCCAGGAGCGGTGGAAACAGTGAGGGTGCTGGTTaccttgttatttgttttcttttgcttttgtcaaTTTGGTGCAAAGCGGGTAGGGGGATTCATCTGGAAGAGGGAatcccagttgagaaaatgtctccatgacCTGATctgcaggcatgtctgtgggggatgtCTATGATTAATAACTGATGTGGGTgttgccacccctgggcaggtagtccaACATtatctaagaaagcaggctgaggggctggagagatggctcagtggttaagagcattgcctgctcttccagaggtcctgagttcaattcccggcaaccacatggtggctcacaaccatctgtaatgaggtctggtgccctcttctggcctgcaggcatacacgcagacagactattgtatacataataaataaataaatattttttttttttaaaaaagaaagaaagcaggctgagctggccatggacagcaagccagaaagcaaccttctcccacagcctctgcttcacatcctgcctccaggttcctgggcTGCTTGAGTGGCTGCCTTGGCTATCCCTCAGTGATAGGCTATGATCTGTGCAGGGAAGTCAAATgagccttttcctccccaaagtAGCTTTGAGTCACTGTTTTTATtccagcagcagaaaagtaactaacagtGCATGCTGTCATGTCCCCACCAGTGCCGTTAGCTCCCACCAGAGAGAAGAAATACAACCATTTGTGTTCTTGTGTTGATAAAAGACTAGATTATAGACCGACAACAAACAGTCACCCGCTTCTCTGTTTTAAGCtgctagatttattttattttttggcaagATACTAAGAAATGGCCATGGGTAACCTTACAAACTGTGTTTTGAGTTAACCAGCTGTCCAGCTCCTGCCCAAGACAACGCTGGTTTTAGCGCTGAAGAACTGTACCTTGGCACCCTCCTCCATCCTGGGCAGAATGGGTAGCTGTTTCCTCCTGCTGGCAACCATCTTCCAGGCTGTGATGACATTTTAGTGCCAACTGTCAAGTCCCCACTTGGAGACAAGCTAGTCACTGCGCACTCTCTAGTCCATGCCTACAATACAGGGTTCTACTCTCAGGGGAACTGGAGAACTGAAGTTTCCATCCGTGACCTTTCTAATAACTCAGGGCTACCATGGGAACATGGACAGAAACTCAGGTTGGCTTTCACTCGAGTCTGAAAGAACCACACAAAACCGGCCGGAAGACATTCTCTGTAGGAACGATGCTGATATTTTTCCCCCCCTCAGATCTTTATTTCTACACATTCTTGTGACAGGTCCCTTTGCAGGGAACAGGAGGTTAGCAAAAAATAAGCTTCTTAGGTAATTCtaaataaacactttaaataaACTATCCAAACAACCAGTGGAAAACTGAGAAACATTCAGCGTCTTGTCGTCTCAACAATAACAAACTGGGAGAGACTAGGCGTGGCCCCACCCTCCCTGCCCTACCGCAGTGTTGATCTGACTCCAGACTGACTGGGCTCAGAAACCTGCAGGGAAGTTTTTAGACGTCAGCTGCAGTGTCTATGCCTCCCTTCACTGCCTACACAGCTGCTACAATAACATCAGGGTAAGAGCCCTGCCCTTAGTGACCTGGATACCCAGTAACCAATGACAGCTGAGGATTCCTCCATTCTGGTAAATACTCCGAGCAGAACCTGCCTTGCGCATTCGAGCTttagcaatgaaaatgaatatttaacactaagacctttatttttttcaaattgagTAAAAGTGGCCATGATATTGACACCCTGCTCATACTAGCATGCACGTGCAAGTTCATGGACTAAAACGATGGCGCCCACCTAAGCCCACTCAGACTCATCATAAACTCGACATTGTCACTCTGGCTCATGTCATTACACCGAGGCCGTCACCTCGACCACATCCTAGTAACTCACTCAGACTTGCTGATTACGGCAAAAATCCATCAGCCCATCTCTGACGGTATTCGAAATGACAGGCCGAGGCAGTGACTTCTGGATCAGGCTGACAACCATGAGTTCATCTTTATGGGTAAACAAAGGCTTCAATCTCCCGTTCAAATGCGCTCGCTTCCTGGACCCTGATGCAAGGCGTTTGAGAAGCAGATCGTCTTAAGCCAAGCTGCATCTCTCTTCTACTCAGCAATGAAAAAAAACCTCACTCTCCTCCGCCCAGCTGCTGGAACCAGAGCGGGAGACAGGCACACAGGGAGGGAGGCCTTCCTGTACCACACTCCTCCCCTCCCGAAGATGGCATCATCGTGGATCCATCTTGCTTGGTGCCCTACAGGCAGGTCTGTGGCCTGGGTTCAAAAGCATGGTTCAGCTGTATCAGAGCTGCTATTCTAAACTCACAGAATGTTGCACCGTAGAGGCCACTTTTATATGATGCTGGATCTTCAGCATTGGGGGTTTTCAAAACAATATCCATGTATAAAAGAACAATTCCAAATGAGCATATCATCCTATTAAACTCAGTGGTGCACAGTTTCAGGCCCATGATTTTTGGTCCATGTGGCCTTTGTCATTGGACAGAACCAGTCCTGGATGATAGATTGCATGGTTGCATGGGGGGCTCTTAGTTCCTTCCCCTAAACAGTTaaatccccccaccccaccccctcgtACTTTCTGTTCCAAGTGCAAAAAGCTTTTCTGAGGCTTGTATAtggccactgttttttttttatccttcatTCCAGGAGCTCAGAAAGACCTCCAGCCCACGAGAGGTGAGTTCAGAATGACTTACTCGGGAGGCACCAGCTGCTTTGTGCTTCTGTGTCCCTGCCAGTCCAGCTGCAGGCTAAACCTCTGTACTCCCTTCACTGCCTACACAGCTGCTTCTTCCCAGTGAGAGCCAATGTTCTGGTCATAAGGGTTACAGCACAAAGCGGCTCAGAACACAGGGCCTAGCCCAGTGGTCCTCACTCCTCTTAATGCcgcgacccttcaatacagttcctcatgttgtggtgactccccccccaaccataaaattattttcactgctacttcagaATTgccattttgctactgttatgcatcACAATGCAAGAGCCTGTggtttccaatggtcttaggcgacccctgtgaaagggtcacaacccacatgAGGGAGGAACTGCTGCTCTAGTAGGAGGAGCTTCCCCAGGGCTTGGGTCAACACAAAAGGTGTCCTGCTATCTCACAGCCTAGTATTGTAAAGACTGACTGGAGACTATGCCGTTAGCAATCCTCATCCTCAGCTGGCCATGCTGACAAATCTGTATAATCAGGACAGTCACGTGACCTGAACCACCAACAAGAGACCACAGCTGTGCTTTCCAGAAAGAACTCTCGGCCTTCCTTTTCCTAAAGTTCTGTGCATAGAAAGCAAGTTATtcaatttgaaattaattttaaatctctGATACGTAGCTGTTTATTAAACCAtctagtagattttttttaaaacatagtctTGCTTATTACTTTctataatatttctttgttttgtttcttaagacagggtttctctatatagccttggctgccctggaactgactctgtagaccaggctggacttgaactcacagagatctgcctgcctctgcctcctgagtactgggattgaaggcgtgcaccaccactgccctgcctggctaaaatttatttctgtttttatttgtgtgtgtgtgtgtgtgtgtgtgtgtagatatgtgcacatgagtgtgggtgcctacagaggccaaaaaggacatcggatcccctggagcaggaaTTGCAGGTGGATGTGAgccgcctgatgtgggtgctgggaactgaactcaggtcctccgcaagagcagtgcaggctcttaaccactgggccatctctccaatccttctataatttctttttgaaaagacttaggaaagagaaaaattcatgtatttttccttcccagtgtTAGTTTACTGTTTGATATTAGCACATGCAAACAAAACCTACCcttaagcatattattttaatctGGTTAATGTTAAGGTGTCTTGCTTCAGATAAACAGTAGCGCCACAGTAGTAATAAGTCACGCCTGTGACCTGGTGCAAAACTCGCAAAACTCTCCCCGCACGTGGAGAGAAAGCTTTAGAGAAAGGAACTTTTTAAGActaaaaagatgaaaaagcatCTGCCAAAGTCCCAACTCAATTGTAAAATCTCAAAGCCTTTAAAAGGCCAGAGTCGATCTCAAACCTTTACAAATGAATTCTAAAGCAAACCGACTCAGCCTAGGGTTCTCTAAATAATGGTATTGATAcccagcctccccctcctccgtACAGTTAGTAGAGGATTTGTATATTGGTACATTAAAGGCTTTGAATAGCGATATGTTTCCAAAGTGCCATTTAAGACAAGATCGTTCTGCTTATCAAAACCACccatcatcctcctcctcctcgttgTCTAGATAGACAAGGGCCACTTTCTTCTCGTCGGAAGCCACCGACCTTTGGTCTACCATTCTCTGCGGCTGCACAGTCTTGTCAAATCCAGCCTGCTCCGTGCCTTTCTCATCCCCAGCGGAGGCCTCAGAGCTCATGGTGGCTGCCTGCTCGTTCCTACTGGGAGCGATTCTCCAGCCACCATGCTCAGACACACTGCGAGCTTCCACTTCTGACCCTGCGTCTCGGGTCCAGCTGCGGACGGCTCTTGTGTTACTCACGTCCATCTGAAAGGTAAATGAAGTTTCTTTGGGCCCTGGTGCGATGGGACTTAGTGTGTTCCTGTCACCAGCTACCCCACCTAGCTCAGGGGAGGCCGCCGAGCCATCCAGTACAAATGTTTTAGACAGGGGTCCACGGATGACAAAGCGTTCAGAGGGTCCCTTCTCAGAAGGGCCTATCTGAATGTGTTTAAAGGATCTGCTGGTGCCTGCTGTCCCCTCTGCTTCTGTGTCCCCCGAACTGCCCGGAGGGAACTCAGGAATGACTGTTTGGAATGTATTCTCTTTGTTCCCAAGGATTTCTCTACCCGAGGTGACACCGTGAGTGACCTGGGTCACACCTGCCGAGCCCTCCACAAGGACCACACCTTCCGAGGCCCTGAATTCCAGTGTCTGTGGGGCTATCAGCTTGGAGGTTTGGTGCCTCTGAGGCCCAATGTCAATGTGCTGGATAGAGGTACTCCTCCCTAGAGACACTTGGGTGTTCCCAGAATCCTCTTCGACCCTCCACTCCACTTTGTCTGAGATGGGAGCTACGAACTGGATTTCCTCTCTGAGCCCTTCTTTAGGGCCTAACTGGAGATGCCTAACGAAAGTCTGGGTGCCCACCACCTCTTCAGTCGCAAAGCTACCACCAACCTGGGCTGTCCCAGAAGTAGGACCCAGAAAATGAATTTCCTTTTCTACATGAAACTGCTCAGAGTCAGACATTCTGTGGTTCCTGGATATGTCTGCTTCCTCAGACGGTTCTGCTGGGCCAGGCTCTCCTGTACCTCCTGCCTCCCGCCAGGTAGGCAGAGAGCCTTGGAAGGTGATTTCGGTGGACACGTGACTTTGATGGGGACCCAGTGTAACATGCCTCACAGAGCGGCTAGTTCCCTCAGAGCTGGCTGCCTCACGGAAGTCCCCACTTACCTCCACCACCTGTGCGGTGGGTCCTCCGTAGGACGCCTGCTCAGTCCCCCACATTTCTGTGGGGCCTAGTTTAACATGCCTCACAGACTGGCTTATATTCTCTAGCACATGAGACTGTGCAAAACCTGTTGGGCTGGTGACTTCCACGGTGGCCGACACCGGGCCCTGGGTAACGCGCTGATCTGAGCTGTGGGGAGACCAATCAGCATCCTCTTTCTCACCAGATGGGCTATACAGTTGCCTGGTGGCCCAGCGCTTGAAGAGAGTGCCCCCAGCAGacacctcctcctctccatcttccctgtCTGGGCTTCTAGGCATTGGGCTGGAGCGCTTGGTCAAACTCTCTCTTACCACTGACTCCACAGCCCTCTCTATCTCCCCAGCTTCATCTCTGCTCAGTTCCTCCAGGTCTAACTGATCTGCATCCACGGTCTGTGAGAGGTTGACTTCAGCCATCAAGGTCACAGAACCACTCGCAGGGCTCTGGACTTTCTTCACGTCCACAGAGACACTCCCTGGCTCTCCTTGACCCGGTCTGGTCAGAGCAGACAGCTCCTCCTTCATGCGCTCAGGCAAGGTCTCTTCCAGCTGCCCGATGACCTCCACCATCTGGTGCCGGGGCTCGCTGGAGAAGACACCCTTGATGGAGGTATGGAATTCATGTggtattttgatttctttctcaatgaCTGTGGGTTCTGCGTGCAATTCGCCACTAGCTTCTTCCTTCAAGTGGGCAGAACCAACGGCACCACCCAGGGAAGGTGCTGGAACCTCCAGGACCTTCAcgtgcttctctttctctgtgtcatcTCTTGCTTTCCTTCTCCAAGGCCCCTGCACAATTTCATCTTGCCACGAGTACCGGATGGTGGACTCTTCTTCTATGTGGATTTGCCCGTACACTGAGCCATCATCTTCTCTATCATGTCCCCCAGGGTACTCATCTGGGGTAGACACAAAGTAACTCTGCTCTCCCTCCGAGTCACCTGCCTCCGTCACTTCTTCCACATGAGGGATGCTCCCCTGGGGCTGCTTGGTCCTTTGACGTTGATGCACCGAGAATGCCTCATGGGTCTCTTCATGACCATCCTCTTCCTCAACAAAGCCCTTGGGGCTGGGAGACACATCATCGACTTCTTCCACATGGAAGGGGGTAGGAAACTCTACTGTCCCTCCACCGGTGTAGCTCACGGGCTCTTCCACAATCTCCACATTGACGACTTtggctctcccctcccttcctttcagaCCAATGTTGATCATCTCTCCTATCATCTTCTCAGCTGACTTGCCCTTCAGTCCCACTTCCTTGACCTCCTTGCTTAAAAGGTACTCCAGGCCGGCTTCATCAGAAACATCAACGTCTTCCGTCAGCTTCGACTCCAGCACGATTTCCGTCTTGGTTTTCCCACTGCCGGGGAGTTCTTTCCTGTCCACGTAAGTGACCTTCGTGTCTGGCAAAGAGCTGTCATTCCCTTCAGCGTCTGGAGCCTGAGTGAACTGCTTAAGGATGGTGGTGACAATGTTTTCGGCTATGGTCTCCGTCCTAGAATCACTTTGCAGGGAACCGGCAGCATCCTGGGTATCCAACCGGAACTTGGTCTCTTTCATTTCTGCTGCTCTTCCCTTACTGTCGCCAGCATCCTTCCTTCCGGATGACAACAAGTTTTTCGTGGACACTTCTGATCTGCTGCCCTGGGATACTTCTAGACTGATGGGTACTTCCCTTTCCTTCACACTTCTCTCCTTCGGTGATTTCTTCTCTTTGGGCTCGTCCCTCTGCTGGCTTTCTCTCGCTCTTGCATCTCTGTCTAACTTGGTCAGCTCTTCCCATCTCAAGTTTCTTTCCTCTGAGCCCTTCTCCTTAGAATCAAACATCTTCTCTTCTGGCTTTAATTTGACGACTCCCGATCTGTCCCTTTCTTGTTCCCTAGTGGCTTTCACTTCTAATTTCTTTCCCAAAATGACAGTTCTGTCATTTGACTGAGCGTTGTTCTTGGCACCTGCTGCCACATTGCCCCGGTGATCTTTGTGTGACTCTCTGGTGACAATGGACTCTGTGGTCACCCTTATGGGGGTGTCCCTGGTGCCTTCAACTTTGGATCTATCAGAGAATGTTTTCACTTGAGCATCCGTGTTTCTCAGAAGGCCGGGGGTTGGAACAGCAGGCCTGAGACTGGCTTGACCACTGGCAGTTTTCTCGAGGGATTTTTGCTGCAGGGTTGTAGCCGAGGAAGAATACCCAGAGGTCAGGAAGCCCCTTCTACTCTCAACAGCCGTGGTTGTCTGTGATTCAAGGTGCCCTGGCCTTGCAGAATGCAGAGCTGAGCTATGATTTACAGCTGCCCACGGTGTTTTTTGCCTGGgaaatagatttttctcatttttcctctGAATGACTGAG contains the following coding sequences:
- the Synm gene encoding synemin isoform X2; the encoded protein is MLSWRLQTGSEKAELQELNARLYEYVCRVRELERENLLLEEELSRRLSQENLWIEDQTRFAEEARNLRQQLDELNWSTALAEGERDALQRELRELQRESAEASAVRSRLDAELSAERRELEEALGARAALEALLGRLEAERRDLDAVHERQVRELRARAASLTMHFRARATGPAVPQPRLQDVHDSYALLVAESWRENVQLYEDEVRELEQALRRGQESRRQAEDEARLCAQEADALRNQALELEQLRARLEDELLRMQEEYGIQAEERQRVIDSLEDEKEALTLAMADRLREYQELVQVKTGLSLEVATYRALLEGESNPEILIWRKDIENMPQASRNASYRYTSSVIQRKNEKNLFPRQKTPWAAVNHSSALHSARPGHLESQTTTAVESRRGFLTSGYSSSATTLQQKSLEKTASGQASLRPAVPTPGLLRNTDAQVKTFSDRSKVEGTRDTPIRVTTESIVTRESHKDHRGNVAAGAKNNAQSNDRTVILGKKLEVKATREQERDRSGVVKLKPEEKMFDSKEKGSEERNLRWEELTKLDRDARARESQQRDEPKEKKSPKERSVKEREVPISLEVSQGSRSEVSTKNLLSSGRKDAGDSKGRAAEMKETKFRLDTQDAAGSLQSDSRTETIAENIVTTILKQFTQAPDAEGNDSSLPDTKVTYVDRKELPGSGKTKTEIVLESKLTEDVDVSDEAGLEYLLSKEVKEVGLKGKSAEKMIGEMINIGLKGREGRAKVVNVEIVEEPVSYTGGGTVEFPTPFHVEEVDDVSPSPKGFVEEEDGHEETHEAFSVHQRQRTKQPQGSIPHVEEVTEAGDSEGEQSYFVSTPDEYPGGHDREDDGSVYGQIHIEEESTIRYSWQDEIVQGPWRRKARDDTEKEKHVKVLEVPAPSLGGAVGSAHLKEEASGELHAEPTVIEKEIKIPHEFHTSIKGVFSSEPRHQMVEVIGQLEETLPERMKEELSALTRPGQGEPGSVSVDVKKVQSPASGSVTLMAEVNLSQTVDADQLDLEELSRDEAGEIERAVESVVRESLTKRSSPMPRSPDREDGEEEVSAGGTLFKRWATRQLYSPSGEKEDADWSPHSSDQRVTQGPVSATVEVTSPTGFAQSHVLENISQSVRHVKLGPTEMWGTEQASYGGPTAQVVEMDVSNTRAVRSWTRDAGSEVEARSVSEHGGWRIAPSRNEQAATMSSEASAGDEKGTEQAGFDKTVQPQRMVDQRSVASDEKKVALVYLDNEEEEDDGWF
- the Synm gene encoding synemin isoform X1 translates to MLSWRLQTGSEKAELQELNARLYEYVCRVRELERENLLLEEELSRRLSQENLWIEDQTRFAEEARNLRQQLDELNWSTALAEGERDALQRELRELQRESAEASAVRSRLDAELSAERRELEEALGARAALEALLGRLEAERRDLDAVHERQVRELRARAASLTMHFRARATGPAVPQPRLQDVHDSYALLVAESWRENVQLYEDEVRELEQALRRGQESRRQAEDEARLCAQEADALRNQALELEQLRARLEDELLRMQEEYGIQAEERQRVIDSLEDEKEALTLAMADRLREYQELVQVKTGLSLEVATYRALLEGESNPEILIWRKDIENMPQASRNASYRYTSSVIQRKNEKNLFPRQKTPWAAVNHSSALHSARPGHLESQTTTAVESRRGFLTSGYSSSATTLQQKSLEKTASGQASLRPAVPTPGLLRNTDAQVKTFSDRSKVEGTRDTPIRVTTESIVTRESHKDHRGNVAAGAKNNAQSNDRTVILGKKLEVKATREQERDRSGVVKLKPEEKMFDSKEKGSEERNLRWEELTKLDRDARARESQQRDEPKEKKSPKERSVKEREVPISLEVSQGSRSEVSTKNLLSSGRKDAGDSKGRAAEMKETKFRLDTQDAAGSLQSDSRTETIAENIVTTILKQFTQAPDAEGNDSSLPDTKVTYVDRKELPGSGKTKTEIVLESKLTEDVDVSDEAGLEYLLSKEVKEVGLKGKSAEKMIGEMINIGLKGREGRAKVVNVEIVEEPVSYTGGGTVEFPTPFHVEEVDDVSPSPKGFVEEEDGHEETHEAFSVHQRQRTKQPQGSIPHVEEVTEAGDSEGEQSYFVSTPDEYPGGHDREDDGSVYGQIHIEEESTIRYSWQDEIVQGPWRRKARDDTEKEKHVKVLEVPAPSLGGAVGSAHLKEEASGELHAEPTVIEKEIKIPHEFHTSIKGVFSSEPRHQMVEVIGQLEETLPERMKEELSALTRPGQGEPGSVSVDVKKVQSPASGSVTLMAEVNLSQTVDADQLDLEELSRDEAGEIERAVESVVRESLTKRSSPMPRSPDREDGEEEVSAGGTLFKRWATRQLYSPSGEKEDADWSPHSSDQRVTQGPVSATVEVTSPTGFAQSHVLENISQSVRHVKLGPTEMWGTEQASYGGPTAQVVEVSGDFREAASSEGTSRSVRHVTLGPHQSHVSTEITFQGSLPTWREAGGTGEPGPAEPSEEADISRNHRMSDSEQFHVEKEIHFLGPTSGTAQVGGSFATEEVVGTQTFVRHLQLGPKEGLREEIQFVAPISDKVEWRVEEDSGNTQVSLGRSTSIQHIDIGPQRHQTSKLIAPQTLEFRASEGVVLVEGSAGVTQVTHGVTSGREILGNKENTFQTVIPEFPPGSSGDTEAEGTAGTSRSFKHIQIGPSEKGPSERFVIRGPLSKTFVLDGSAASPELGGVAGDRNTLSPIAPGPKETSFTFQMDVSNTRAVRSWTRDAGSEVEARSVSEHGGWRIAPSRNEQAATMSSEASAGDEKGTEQAGFDKTVQPQRMVDQRSVASDEKKVALVYLDNEEEEDDGWF